Part of the Bacteriovorax stolpii genome, TTCCTTTTTCCTGAAAGCTTCTAATAATGCGTTGGATGTTTGTTTTGTAAGAAGAATTTTCCCAATAATCTGTTTGAGTCGCGTAAGTAATTCCATCTGGTGGAAGCTTCAACTCTTCACGCAGGTTATTTTTTATATTCACAAACATAGGCCGGTGAAATGGCACGACATCTGATCTTAAAACCATTTCAACTGTTTCCAAGGCAAGTTTAGGATTTTTTAGAGCGTCACGCTGAATTTCGATGATTTTTTCCAACAATGGGTAGGAATCACTACAGTAGCCATTACTGTTTAAAAGCTTCGCTTTACTCTCCAAAAAATGAATGGCCTCTTTGGCCTTTCCCTCTTCGACCATCAAGCCTGCTCTATAAACATAATCGTTAAATTTAGTTTGGACTTCACTGTAATGAGTCGTTTGCCCACACCCTGAAGCAATTACATGAGTAGTGTCCTCTCGCAAAGAAAATTTTTTATTAACCAGAGTGATCCTGATAAATTTAGCAATTCTCGAGTACTCTGAAAGCCACTCCAGCCCTGCTTCCCAAGGTTCAGGATCATTATCTGCCAGCGACCACAAATCATTAATTCCAGTCATCACGATCCCGACGTCTGGTTCATGTTCTTGGATCATCCTTGGAGTATGCTCGAGGAGCACTCTGGTTGTCGTTCCAGTTATTCCACCATTGATCACTTGAAATGCATTATCTCCAAACCTTAGATTAAGAGTTTTTTCCAACAATGAAGGATAAGAAACATCTCCTCCCCAAGCAGTTGTTGATTCTCCAATACAAAGAACTTTATATTTAGCCCCGCGGATGTGGCTCTCCTGGGATTTTTGCATTATTTTTTGAAGCACAAATGCGGTTGTATTAAGTGAGAGTTCTAAAAAGAACAAGGTTACGAAAGAAAAAATAAGAATTTTTTTTAAAGTCTTCACGGTTTTTTCACGTCTCCTGAGATTTTAAGTATAACAGGAACCAGATTTTCCGCCATGGTTTGTGCTCCCAAAGGAGTCATGTGGCCAAAGACATGAGCAAAATGATCAGAAAAGACTTCATTGTAACTCTTTTTCTTAAGGAGTTCTTCAAACTCATTTACATTTTCAACGAAAGTCACCCCTGAATCATTTAAAAGTATACGCTTTAAAGGAGCAACTGGCATCAATGGGTACTGCATGACAATGACAGGCAACCCTTTTTCTTGAAACTTTTTTACTAGATATTGCAAATTTTTTTTGAAAGTCAAATTTTCCCAATACGTGAGAACCTTTGCTTTCGCAGGAGGCATCCCCAAATCTTTCCGAATTCTATTTCTTACATCCAAAAGTTGGAAGCGATAATGAGTAATCATTTTTTGATTTAAAAATTCTTCAATTTGATCAAGCGCCTTTTTAGGATCTTTTAAATCCTTTTCGTAGTACTCAATAACTTTTTCCTGAAGCAAATACGAGTCTGCACAATATCCATATGAATTGAGTCTCGATATCCCCAACTTCAATGTCTCAATGCTTTTTTGAATTTGGTTTTTTTGACGATATAGTAATGACAGGTTTAAATAAATATCATAACTGGTAATTTTTTTTGCTACTAATTCCTCTAAAACTTTTTGTGATTGGTATTCAGGAGTTGAATATTTCGGCCCCTGATTACAGGTTGAGATGAAAACTTCTCTTTCTTCCGGAATTGAATTCTCAGCCTTCATATTTATCATAGTCAGACGAATAATCTTTGCAATTCTCGAGTATCCAGACATCCACTCTAAGCTTTTTTCCCACCATTTCATTTCTCTATCAGGAAGATTCCAATAATCGTTAATCCCTACCATTAAGATTCCCAGCGAAGGATTATTATGAGCGATCAACGAATCAATATTATCCAAAATGTCATTAGTGTCCTTCCCTGGCATACCTGCATTGATCACCTTATAGCGATCTGAGCCACTCTTAATCGCTAGCTTTCTTTCCAGTATCCGCGGATAAGACGAATCCCCTCCAAGCCCAGTTGTAGACTCCCCAAGACAAAGTATATTAAAAGTTCCCGATGAGACGTTCGCGCTTTTTTTTGATTGATTATTCCAGACTTGAACAGCAAAAGCTGTCAATTGTAATAAGACCTCAAGGATGAGAATCCAGCCAATGAAATAAGCAATTTTTTTTTTCATTTACTTTATTCTAGCGTATGATGTGGGCAATGAACAAGGAGCCCTCCATGATT contains:
- a CDS encoding GDSL-type esterase/lipase family protein produces the protein MQKSQESHIRGAKYKVLCIGESTTAWGGDVSYPSLLEKTLNLRFGDNAFQVINGGITGTTTRVLLEHTPRMIQEHEPDVGIVMTGINDLWSLADNDPEPWEAGLEWLSEYSRIAKFIRITLVNKKFSLREDTTHVIASGCGQTTHYSEVQTKFNDYVYRAGLMVEEGKAKEAIHFLESKAKLLNSNGYCSDSYPLLEKIIEIQRDALKNPKLALETVEMVLRSDVVPFHRPMFVNIKNNLREELKLPPDGITYATQTDYWENSSYKTNIQRIIRSFQEKGIPVVVMQYPRLPVAPLKRVIIAHEGVIFVENNDNFQKMMEKKQFSDLFSDGFGKVFGHFTPLGAQMVANTAALGVLEALDIKP